In one window of Athene noctua chromosome 17, bAthNoc1.hap1.1, whole genome shotgun sequence DNA:
- the LOC141967306 gene encoding uncharacterized protein LOC141967306, whose translation MADGDEPPRCALAPAGTSGPGTQGPWNPKEGGRGGPFGAPALVEAPAQPCRPVPRVHAFGKGGQALRRDPRTPPALRGWLHKQDSSGLRLWKRRWFVLVDLCLYYYRDSSEQRVRGGLPLPGYEIRVLPPAPRAPQYLFTAEHPGMRTYCLGAETPEELNAWVCALRQGASPLPSSPHSLSLQMPQESRSASSPSPPLPTHPPDWCSLRPPSEELGGTPMPPPHRPPVPPLPSSKEEAPGRGRPCGAEDTQGGRWRGPPAGGAVPAAGRSPRELRPPGAETNQRPRPLAGRGLDAAEQDTEANQTVLSPDGSSDWLLAAEGSDGAPPSSGTASPPAANETSPWPRVGASGRGSEREGVAGRGARRPIRITLLQASF comes from the exons ATGGCAGACGGTGACGAGCCCCCCCGCTGCGCCCTCGCCCCCGCTGGCACCAGTGGCCCGGGCACCCAG GGACCCTGGAACCCCAAGGAGGGAGGTCGGGGGGGGCCCTTCGGAGCCCCTGCTCTGGTTgaagcccctgcccagccctgccggcCGGTGCCGCGGGTCCACGCCTTCGGGAAGGGGGGGCAGGCGCTGCGCAGggacccccgcaccccccccgccctGCGGGGCTGGCTACACAAGCAG GACAGCTCGGGGCTGCGGCTCTGGAAGCGCCGCTGGTTTGTGCTGGTCGATCTCTGCCTCTACTACTACCGGG ACAGCAGCGAGCAGCGAGTGCGGGGCGGCCTCCCCCTGCCCGGCTACGAGATCCGTGTcttgccccccgccccccgtgCCCCCCAATACCTCTTCACG GCCGAGCACCCCGGGATGCGAACTTACTGCCTGGGGGCTGAGACCCCTGAGGAGCTGAACGCCTGGGTCTGCGCCCTGCGCCAGGGGGCATCCCCCCTGCCCAG cTCCCCCCACTCCCTCTCCCTGCAGATGCCCCAGGAATCCCGGAGTGCGAGTTCCCCCTCACCCCCAttgcccacccacccccctgACTGGTGCTCCCTGCGCCCCCCGAGTGAGGAGCTGGGGGGCACCCCCATGCCCCCTCCTCATCGCCCCCCAGTCCCTCCACTGCCCTCCAGCAAG GAGGAggccccgggccgggggaggcCCTGCGGGGCGGAGGACACGCAgggggggcggtggcgggggcCCCCCGCGGGCGGCGCCGTTCCCGCAGCAG GGAGGAGCCCGAGGGAGCTCCGCCCCCCCGGAGCAGAGACCAACCAGCGGCCGCGCCCTCTGGCCGGCAGGGGGCTGGATGCGGCGGAGCAAGACACCGAGGCCAATCAGACggtgctctctccagacggctcTTCTGATTGGCTGCTGGCAGCCGAAGGCTCGGATGGGGCCCCGCCCTCGTCCGGCACCGCCTCCCCGCCGGCAGCCAATGAGACCTCGCCCTGGCCTCGGGTGGGGGCGAGTGGGCGGGGCTCGGAGCGAGAAGGTGTGGCcggccgcggggcgcggcggccaaTCAGAATCACCCTCCTCCAGGCCAGCTTCTGA
- the NIPSNAP1 gene encoding protein NipSnap homolog 1 isoform X2 — protein sequence MAAARASGIVALRRLRRGGGGGAPGGARGYSRDAEGSWFRSLFVHKVDPRKDAHSNLLSKKETSNLYKIQFHNVKPECLDAYNSLTEEVLPKLHSDADYPCDLVGNWNTWYGEQDQAVHLWRFSGGYPALMDCMNKLKQNKEYLDFRKERSRMLLSRRNQLLLEFSFWNEPLPRQGPNIYELRTYKLKPGTMIEWGNNWARAIKYRQENQEAVGGFFSQIGELYVVHHLWAYKDLQSREETRNAAWRKRGWDENVYYTVPLIRTMESRIMIPLKISPLQ from the exons atggcggcggcgcgggcgagcGGGATCGTGGCGctgcggcggctgcggcggggcggcggcggcggggcccccgGTGGAGCGCG GGGGTACTCGAGGGACGCTGAAGGCAGCTGGTTCCGCTCCCTCTTTGTGCACAAAGTGGACCCCCGCAAGGACGCCCATTCCAACCTCCTCTCCAAGAAGGAGACCAGCAACCTCTACAAGATCCAgt TCCACAACGTGAAGCCGGAGTGCCTGGACGCCTACAACAGCCTGAC agAGGAGGTGCTGCCCAAGCTCCACTCGGATGCCGACTATCCCTGTGACCTGGTGGGGAATTGGAACACGTGGTATGGCGAGCAGGACCAGGCAG TGCACCTCTGGCGCTTCTCGGGCGGGTACCCAGCGCTCATGGACTGCATGAACAAGCTCAAGCAGAATAAG GAGTACCTGGATTTCCGCAAGGAGAGGAGCCGCATGCTGCTGTCCCGCAGGAACCAGCTGCTCCTGGAGTTCAGCTTCTGGAACGAGCCCCTGCCCCGCCAGGGACCCAACATCTACGAGCTGAGGACCTACAAGCTGAAG CCAGGGACCATGATTGAATGGGGCAATAACTG GGCTCGGGCCATTAAGTACCGGCAGGAGAACCAGGAGGCGGTCGGCGGGTTCTTCTCCCAGATCGGGGAGCTGTATGTTGTGCACCACCTCTGGG ccTACAAGGACCTGCAGTCCCGGGAGGAGACGAGGAACGCGGCCTGGAGGAAGAGGGGCTGGGATGAGAATGTGTACTACACGG TCCCGCTGATCCGGACCATGGAGTCACGGATAATGATTCCCCTGAAGATCTCGCCCCTGCAGTGA
- the NIPSNAP1 gene encoding protein NipSnap homolog 1 isoform X1, whose protein sequence is MDGAPRQPDDAGSCLQSQEGRISSVAFGSHFDLQPVHSQAELPVFPPAKGVLAGAPPGADPLSRRGYSRDAEGSWFRSLFVHKVDPRKDAHSNLLSKKETSNLYKIQFHNVKPECLDAYNSLTEEVLPKLHSDADYPCDLVGNWNTWYGEQDQAVHLWRFSGGYPALMDCMNKLKQNKEYLDFRKERSRMLLSRRNQLLLEFSFWNEPLPRQGPNIYELRTYKLKPGTMIEWGNNWARAIKYRQENQEAVGGFFSQIGELYVVHHLWAYKDLQSREETRNAAWRKRGWDENVYYTVPLIRTMESRIMIPLKISPLQ, encoded by the exons ATGGACGGTGCTCCCCGGCAGCCAGACgatgcaggcagctgcctgcagagccaaGAAGGCAGGATCAGCAGCGTGGCCTTTGGGTCCCATTTTGACCTCCAGCCGGTCCAttcccaggcagagctgccagtGTTTCCCCCAGCGAAGGGGGTGCTGGCGGGTGCCCCCCCCGGCGCTGACCCGCTGTCTCGCAGGGGGTACTCGAGGGACGCTGAAGGCAGCTGGTTCCGCTCCCTCTTTGTGCACAAAGTGGACCCCCGCAAGGACGCCCATTCCAACCTCCTCTCCAAGAAGGAGACCAGCAACCTCTACAAGATCCAgt TCCACAACGTGAAGCCGGAGTGCCTGGACGCCTACAACAGCCTGAC agAGGAGGTGCTGCCCAAGCTCCACTCGGATGCCGACTATCCCTGTGACCTGGTGGGGAATTGGAACACGTGGTATGGCGAGCAGGACCAGGCAG TGCACCTCTGGCGCTTCTCGGGCGGGTACCCAGCGCTCATGGACTGCATGAACAAGCTCAAGCAGAATAAG GAGTACCTGGATTTCCGCAAGGAGAGGAGCCGCATGCTGCTGTCCCGCAGGAACCAGCTGCTCCTGGAGTTCAGCTTCTGGAACGAGCCCCTGCCCCGCCAGGGACCCAACATCTACGAGCTGAGGACCTACAAGCTGAAG CCAGGGACCATGATTGAATGGGGCAATAACTG GGCTCGGGCCATTAAGTACCGGCAGGAGAACCAGGAGGCGGTCGGCGGGTTCTTCTCCCAGATCGGGGAGCTGTATGTTGTGCACCACCTCTGGG ccTACAAGGACCTGCAGTCCCGGGAGGAGACGAGGAACGCGGCCTGGAGGAAGAGGGGCTGGGATGAGAATGTGTACTACACGG TCCCGCTGATCCGGACCATGGAGTCACGGATAATGATTCCCCTGAAGATCTCGCCCCTGCAGTGA